The genome window ATGCGGATATGTTCTCCGACTCCGACGAGATGATGGTGCTCACAGGCGCCATGAACATGAAAAAGCACCTGGACGCGGGAATCACCACCATCCGGGAGCACGGCGCCCGAAACCGGGTCGGATTCACTCTCAAGTCGGGACTCGCGCGCGGCTATATCCCGGGTCCCAGGATGCTGGTCAGCGGGCGCCCCATCACCTGCACCGGCGGTCATTTCCACATGTGCAACGAGGTGGCCGACGGAGAGGCGGAGATCCGCAGGTCGGTCCGCCGGTTGGTCCACGAGGGCGCGGACTACATCAAGATCATGGCCTCCGGCGGCGGGACGGTGGGAACCATTCCGGGAGTGGCCACCTATACCGTCGAGGAACTCCACGCCGCTGCCCACGAGGCCCACCATTTCCATCGGCTGACGGCGGCCCACTGCCGGGCCAAGGAGTCCATGCGCCGGGCCGTGGAGGCGGGCATCGACCTGATGGAGCACGCCGAGTTCCTGGACCCGGACGACAGAATGCGGTTCGATCCCAAGATCGCCGAGATGATGGCGGAATCGGGCATCTGGATCAGCCCGACCCTGCAGACCTGGTGCAATTATCCCCGGGTTCTGGAGCTGAGGCGGAAGCGGGATTCGGGTGAGGCCGCGCCCGGGGAGGAGAGCGAACTGGATCGTCTCGAGGAGCGAATGGAGCGGCGCCTGGAGGTCATGCGCCGCATGCTGGACTACTGTCTGCGCGAGCGCATCGTTCCCGGGACCGATTCGGGAGTCTTCAACATCGCCTTCGGACACCTGGACTACGATCTGCAGATTCTCCACAAGGTCGGATTCACCCCTTCCGAGTGCCTGGCTTCCGCCACTCGAATCTCGGCCGAGGCCATCGGGCTTCAGGACGAGATCGGCACCATCGAACCGGGAAAACGGGCCGACCTGGTGGCCCTGGATGGTGACCCCAATCAGGACGTGACCGCATTCAGCCGGGTCGTGGCCGTCTTCCAGGCCGGAAGGCGGGTCTGGATCGGAGGGAAGGACGCTTCCTCTGCATGACGGCCCGAAAAGCATCCGGCGCCTGGCAGGGGGTCTACGCGCTGGTTCGGAGGATTCCGGAGGGCAAGGTCATGAACTACGGGCAGATCGCCCATCTCCTGGACCGTCCGTTGTCGGCGCGCGCGGTCGGCTGGGCCATGCACTCCTGCCCTCCCGGCATTCCCTGGCATCGGGTAGTCAGCGCCACGGGCGAGTGCTCCACCGATCGGCTCGATTCCCATCCTCAGGGACTCCAAAGGGCTTTGCTGGAAGCCGAGGGTGTCCGCTTCGGGCCCTCGGGCCGGGTGGATATGAAGCGTTTCCGGTGGAACCCGGAAGAGGGATGAATTTGACCTGTGCCATGGATTCCCGTGTTGGCTCAGACCCGGACCCGGGCCCAGTGGACGCTGAGGCGGCGTTCGTTCTCGCCGGCGTAGTAGGCGAGCAGAAGCAGATCGTCTTCCAACAGGACCGCTGCGGGGTGCCCGAAGGTCCACTTCACCATGTCGTCCCAGAACCCGCTCAGATCCTCCCGATCGCCCATACCCCGCTCTTTGGGCCCTCCTGAGGCGTAGACGATCATCTCCTTCGACAGATCCCAGGTCCTGCCCCCATCCCGCGACAGCACCAACCGCAGGCTGGCCGGAGGGTGGCGGTGAACGTAGAAGAGCCCCAGCCGGCCGTCGGGCAGCGGCACCGGGACGGCGATCTGCCCCCGGATCCCGGTGGAGAAAGGGGGCTCCCAAGTCAGAGTCTCCGGGTCTCCCCAGGACAAGTGGATCTCCAGGTCCTTCCGTGAGAGGCGGTCGTAGGTCCAGAAGGCGGCCACCGGACGTCCCGTCCGCGGGCAGACGGCCTGGCGCTGGTCGTAGAAGAAGAGGCGGTCCGACGGATCTCTGGCCACGTCGATGACCTGATTGAAGATCCCCTCCTCCTCCGCCAGCAGGGCATGAGCCGAGTGAAGGCTCGCCCCTCCCGGCACTTCCGGTTCCTGCCGTTCGAACGGCACCACCCAACCGCGGTCCGGAACCCGTATCGGACTTCCCGCAAGCACCGGAAAGTTCCACGGCGACGTGTCGAGGACTTCGTAGCCGGACCAGGTCGCGCCTCCATCCGTGGAGCGCGCCCGGATGATGCGGCACGGCGCCACGTGATCTCCCTCGCTGTCGTACAAGGGCCGCACGCCCGACCGGTGAAGCCAGGTGAGAAATGCCAGCAGGCTGCCGTCGGAAAGAGGAATGATCTCGGCCGACCGCACCTCTCCCGGGACGCCGGTGAAGCCGGGACGAAAGCTGTCGGAGACGATCCGCCAATGTCGGCCTCCGTCGGCACTGGAGGCGATCAGGCAGTTGCCGTCCGCCGACTCCTTGTCGCTTCCGCGGCGGAAGGTGGCCAGCACTCGTCCGCCCGGCAGCCGGCAGAGGGAGGTGAAGCAATGGGACCTCTTGCCTCCCACCAAATTCTCGGCATCGACGATGGTGCCCCTCTCCACGATTTCCATGACGGTCCCCGTGCTCCCTACCCGGCGACGCGGTAGATTCGCGCCGCGTTCCCTCCCAGGACCAGACTGCGGTCCTCGTCGGTCATGAACTCCGTGTGGTGGCGGATGGTGTCGATGCACTGCTTGTAGGTGCAGGCTCGCCCCGCCCAGGGCATGTCGGCTCCCCAGACCATCACCCGGGCCCCGAAGCGCTCGTAGATTCTCCGGATCATCTCCTTGTGCCGCGGGTAGGGGAATTCCGAATCTCTCGCTCCCCAGACCGCCTCGTTCTCCCAGGCCAGGACGTAGCCGAACTCCAGGTGGAAGTTGCCCAGCTTGAAGAGCTCGAAGAACTCGGTCGGGTTGTCCACGTGGTTGGGATCGGAGGGCGGCAGCACGTTGCTGCCCTGGTGAGCGTTCACCACCTGGAGCTCCGGGAACCGGCGGCAGACGTTTTCGATCTCTCCGATCTCCCGGAGGTAGTCCGCCTTGGAGTTGAAGCCGGTGTCCAGAAATACCGGGATCTGCAAGCGGACGCAGGCCTTCCAGAGGGCGTCGGCGCGGGAGTCGTCCCGGGGTTGCCCCTTGGGCATGTGGGAGCAGAGTCCACGATAACCGAGCTCTTCGACGGCTCGTTGCAGGGTTTCCAACTCGCCCGCCAAATGCCGGTCGTCCTTGGTCAGGTCGTAGTCGATGTCGGTGGTTCCGATGAAACGGTCGGGCCAGCGGCGAATGCAGTCGGCGTAGTAGACTTCCCGGCCCCACACCTTGGCCATGTATCCGGTCTGGATCACTCCCATGTCCACGCCCACGATGTCCATGTGGGCCAACATCTGCTCGGGCTCATGGATGGGGTCGGTCATGGTCTGGGGCCCGCGGCGGATCCAGCAGTCCTCACCATGTTTCCGCCATCTCCAGATGCCGTATTTCCCCTGTGTGAACCCGACCTCCTCGTCCGGTTCCGGGATGTACCTGGGATCGGTGTGGCTGGCGACGAACCTCCCCCAGAGGCTCCGGACGGCGCCCTGCATGATGCGACTGTGTGTATTCGGGTCGTCGTATCCCAGGGCTCCGGTCTGGTCGGGAAAGACGTGCAGGTGATGGTCGATGACCACGGAGCGCCCGGGAGTTTCCGGGGAGCAACCCGAGGCCGTCCAGCTTCCGGCGAAACCGGGGACCGCCAGAGCGGCCGATCCGGTCAGAAAACGGCGTCGATCCAGATCCTGATTCATGGCAGCGGTTCCTCTTGGTTCTTCGGTTTCAGATATCTTGTGCCCTCGCGGAACGTGACCTATCATGATGGACGGTCGGCCGCAAGCGAGCGTGCCGGGACTCCGGGACGCCAACGGGAGGGAATCCATGGACGCCATCGACACCGGCATTTTCATCATGCCCTTTCACCCCCCGGACAAGCCTCGGGCGCAATGCCATGAAGAAGATCTGGAGCTGATCGTTCGGGCCGAGGACCTCGGGTTCGGCGAGTTCTGGATCGGTGAGCATCACACCATGAAATACGAGAACATCGTGATGCCCGAGATCTTCATCGCCCGGGCCTTGGGGGAGACCAGCCGGATTCGGCTGGGCCCGGCTCCGGTCTGTCTCAATCAGCATCATCCGGCCCACGTGGCCTGCCGGCTGGCGTTTCTGGATGACCTTTCCAAGGGGCGGCTCAATCTCTGCTTCGGCCCGGGCAGCGTGCCGGCGGATCAGATATTGTACGGCGCGGAGCCCAAGAACGCCGCGAAGATGGCGGCCGAAGCCACCGACATCATCTTGAAGCTCTGGGAATCGGATCCTCCGTATGAGTACGACGGGGAATTCTGGTCCATCCGCCTCGACGATCACGTCGACGAGGAGACGGGAGTCGGCTTCATTCCCAAGCCGTTCCAGCGGCCTCATCCCCCCATCGCGGCACCGGGCACGAGCCGCAATTCGGGGACCATGAAGGCAGCGGGAAAAAGAGGATTTCAGCCCTTCGGACATTGCCTGGTGACGTCCAACGTACTGCGGGATTTATGGGAGACCTACGAGGAAGCCGCTCTGGAGGCAGGGCGCACGCCGGACCGGAAGGACTTCAAGATCGCGCGATCCATCTTCCTGGCCGACAGCACCAGGGAGGCGCGCGCCCGCGCCCGGACCAATTCGGTAGCCGGCAACTACGAATACATCGGCGGCCTTCTGGACAAGGGACCGGGACGCGCGATGTACAAGCGGGACCTCGACATGAGCGACGCCGATTGCAATCTGGATTTTCTCATGACCGAGCAGATTATCGCCGGAGACGTGGACGAAGTGCTGCGCCGGCTGTTGCTCATGGTGGAGGAGACCGGTTCCTTCGGCACCTTGATCCTCATGTGCTACGACTGGGACGACAAGGCAAGTTGGCTCCGCAACCTGGAGCTTTTCGCCAAGGAGCTCATGCCTCGGTTGAACCGGGCGGTCGGCGCGCCAGCAGTTGCCTGAGCGCCCGGATGAGCCCGCCGGGCCTGATCCGAAACCCCTGAAACAATGAAGCTGAACCAGGACGTCATCGATCGTGTGAACCGGGCCGTCCGCCCGGACCGGCTGACGGAATTGGCCGTCGACCTCATCCGGATCCCCAGCCCTACCCAGCACGCCGCCGCGGTAGCGGACCTTATGGCGGAGGTTCTGGCGGCCGAAGGTTTCGAAGTCGGCCGGCCGGAGGCCGCATGGCCCCGGTCCCCGGCCGTGGTCACCCGGTACGAATCGGGAGTTCCGGGACGAACCCTCCAGTTCAACGGCCACCTGGATACGGTGCATCTTCCCTTCGTTCCTCCCCGCATCGAGGACGGAATCCTCTACGGGAGCGGGGCCTCCGACATGAAAGCCGGCGTGGCCGCCATGTGCGAGGCTCTGCTGGCGGTTCGGGATTCGCACGTCTTGGAGGCCGGAGGGATCCTGCTCACGGCTCACGACCTGCACGAGGCTCCATGGGGCCGGGGCCAGCAGTTGACGGCGCTGATCGATGCGGGGTATGTGGGAGACGCCGCGCTGTTGCCGGAATACCTCTCCAATATTCTCCCGGTCGTGGGCCGGGGCATGGCCAACGTCGAGGTGACCCTCAGCCGGGAGGGAACCCCGGTGCATGAGGTTCTGGGGGGCTTGGGGAAGCCTCGGGTCATCGTCGCCGGCGCGGACCTGGTGAACCGGCTCGAGGCCCTCGACCGGAGCTTGACCGGCAGGACGCATCCCCTGGCCGGGCGGGAGAGCGTCTTCGTCGGCAAGGTCGAGGGGGGAGAGATCTACAACCAGTCGCCCACCGAGTTTCGTCTCGCCGGCACCTGCAGGTGGTTGCCGGGGACGGCCGTTGACCAGGTTCGAAAACGGTTTCTGGAGGCCGTCGACGCGATGGAGACACCGTCCGGAATCCAGGTTGATGCCCGGTTTCACTACCGGCGGGACGCCTTCGAGATGGACCTGGAGCATCCTCTGGTCGGCGCGTTCGAGGATTCCTGCCGGGCAGTCATGGGCCGAACATTGCCGCATGGCGCCAAGCCCTTCATCGACGACGGCAATACCCTGGGGGAGCTGGCCGGTATCGAGACCATCACGCACGGTCCGCGGGCCACGGGGGCTCACACGACCGGGGAGCAGGTTCCGGTGGATGACCTGATCCGGGTGGCCAAAGTCTACGCCTGTGCCGCGGTTGCGTTCTGCGCCGGGTAGGAGGCGGTTTTCTAACCGCCGTATTCGAAATGAGGAACGGGAGACTGGAAGTCGCCCCTCCTTTTTCTTTGATAGAAGAGAGGCAAGTGTGAAGGACAAAGAATCGTACGCACCGCGGGGGGCAAAGGAGCCGGTGGTGGCTGCCCGCACCGAATCCATTCCTGCTGAAAGGACGGGGGAGGAGCAGTTCCTGCGGCAAATCCTGGTTCGGGCCCAGATGAGCGAGTTTGCCCAGGATCCCTTCATCATGTCCCGGGCCAACGGTGTTCACTACTGGGACGTTCACGGCAAGCAGTACCTGGACGGGATCTCGGGAATCTACGTCGTCTCCGTGGGGCATTCCAATCCACGGGTCATGGACGCGATTCGCCGGCAGATGGAGGTGCTGCATTTCTCACCTACCATGCACGGCAGCAATCCTCTCGCCGTCGAGCTGGCCAATCGCCTGGTGGCCGTGGCTCCGGGAGACCTGGACGCGGTCAAGCTTCTGAGCGGAGGATCGGAGGTGACCGAAGCGGCCATCACCATGGCCCGCCAATACCATCGTTTGACCGGGAACTCCACCAAGTACAAGATCATCTCCCGCTACCAGTCGTGGCACGGATCGACCATGGGGTCCCTCTCCGCATCGGGACTGACCAGCCGCCGGAGCATGCGGGAACCTTTGGCGCCGGGCTTCATCCACGTCTTTCCCCCCACCTGCTACCGCTGTCCCTTCGGCAAGGAATATCCGGACTGCGAGATCACCTGCGCGAGCCTCATCGGCGACGTGATCGAGAGCGAGGGTCCGGAGACCGTCGCCGCCGTCATCGTGGAGCCCATCGGCCACACCGGGGGCATTATCGAACCGCCCGAGGAGTACCTGCCTCAACTGCGGGAACTTTGCGACCGGCACAACGTCCTCCTCATCTTCGACGAGATCATCACCGGTATGGGGCGGACCGGCCGGATGTTCGCCGCCGAAACCTTCGGAGTCCTTCCCGACCTCCTCTGTGTAGGGAAGGGACTGTCGGGCGGGTACGCTCCCCTGTCGGCGATGCTCTGCCGCCGGCATATCGCCGATGCCTTCTGGGGAGACCCGGCCACCAATCCGGGGTTCGTCGCCGGTCACACGTTCGAGGGGAATCCCATTTCGTGCAGGGCCGGCCTGGCGACGCTGGCCGAGATCGTGGAGCGGGACCTCTGCGCCAACGCTCGTGAAGTGGGGGGCCATCTCCGGCGCGGACTGGAGGGACTCCGGCGCCACGGCATCATCGGCGACATTCGTGGCCGGGGTCTGTTCCTGGGCGTCGAGTTCGTCCGGAACCCGGAGACCAGGGAACCCTTCTCCGACCGGATCTCCATCGGAAAGCGCATCGGCAAGAGGGCCCTGGAACATGGTTTGCTGACCCGGTTCGATCCCAACTGGATCGCACTGGGGCCGCCGCTCATTCTGACCCCCGCGGAGGCCGACCAGATCGTGGAGATCCTGGATCGGAGCATCGGAGAGATCCTCGCCGAATTGGAGGAAGCAAAGTGACGGACGCCGCAGAAGGCTACGATCTGCTCCTGAAGGGTGGGACGGTGATCGACCCGGCCAATGGCCGGCGAGGCCGCCTGGACGTGGCGGTGAAGGAGGGGCGGGTGGCGGCCGTGGCCCGCGACCTTCCGGTCCAGGGCTCGGCCGAGGTGTTGGACACGTCCGGCCTCTTCGTGGTTCCCGGCCTCATCGATCTGCACACCCACGTCTACGAAGGCGTCTCCTTCCTGGGGATCGAGGCGGACGACCTCTGTCCCCGCACCGGGGTCACCACCGTCGTCGATACCGGGTCCGCCGGCTGGATCAACTACAAGGGTCTGGAACGGTATGTGATCGAGCCCTCCGAAACCCGGATCTTCGGTTACGTGAACCTCTCCGGTGTGGGTCTCCCATCGCGCCGGGGGGAACTGGTCCACCATGACTATCTCGACGCCGGCGAATGCGCCGAGTGCGTCCTGCGCCATCCGGAGACGGCCCTGGGCGTCAAGGTCCGTCTCTATGAGGGAGTGGCCGGAACCATGGACCTCCGGGACGTCCTCAAGGCTTCCCTGGACGCGGCGAAGGAATGCGGCAAGCCGCTCATGATTCACATCAGCGGGTCGGACGTGGCGTTGGAGGACCTGCTTCCGCCCCTTCGAACCGGCGACGTGGTAACCCACTGTTTCCACAGGATCGGGGCCGCGTCAATCCTGGACGGGGAGGGGCGAATCCGCCCCGTGGTCCGGGACGCCCGGGAGCGCGGGATCCTGTTCGACGTGGGACACGGCGTGGGCAGCTTCGCCTTCCGCATCGCCCGCCGGGCGGTGGCCGAGGGGTTCCTGCCGGACACCATCAGCACCGACATCCATACCCTGTGCATCAACTACCCCGTCTACGACCTCCCCACCACCCTGTCCAAGTTTCTGGGCCTGGGCCTCTCACTGGAGGAGGTGATCGAACGGGCCACCATCGAACCGGCCCGGATCATCGGCATCGACTCCCATCTGGGACACCTGAGCGTGGGCGCCACCGCCGACATCGCGGTGCTGGAGTTGGAGGAGGGCCGGTTCTCCTTCTTCGACGTGGAGCACGAGAAGATGGTCGGGCCGGAGAGGCTGGTCTGCAGGGCCACCATCAAGGACGGAAAGGTCTGGTGGCGCGCCGGTGAGGACGGTCAGACGGCAGCAGGGTGACCTCCCGCTTCAAAGAACTCCCAGCCCATCGAGATGATCCCGTAGTCTCTCCATCTCCCGGTCGGTGAGGGAATAGTGGGGTTTGCGCCTCCACCGTCCGGCGATGCCGTAGATCTCCAGCATGCCGTGCAGGCCCGCGTCGAACCCGCCCTGCAGTTTCGCCAGATAGTCGAACAGCGGCATGTCGCAGGTCTCGATCACCTCTCTGGCCTGAGCCAGGTTCCCCTCCTGAATGGCGGACCAGTAGCGGCGGGCGATCCGGGGACGGAAGCCGATGTAGGTCGACATGTATCCGTCGCAGCCGTAAGGGTGCAGGTCCAGATGATTCTGCTTGTGGCCGCCGGAGAACACCGCCCAATGCTCGTGCACCAGCAGGCACATGCGCCGTGCGAACTGGCCGAGGAAGTCATTCTTGATGGCCACGATCCCCGCGACCTCCTCCACCAGGACCTTCAGGGTTTCGAGCCCGAAGTCGCTCCCCCGGGGGATAAAGAGATTGGTCACCAGCATCACCGGGATCTCCCGGGCCACGGCGCCGTAGTGTTCCACCAGGGTCCGGGTCGTGCAGGAACCGGCCCAGTCGGGCGGGAGCACCATCATGACGTCGGCGCCCACCCCGCGGACATGGCGGGCGAAGTCCACCGCACGGCTCGTGGAGTGACGGCGGTCCGCGGCGACCACCAGCGCGCGTCCGGCGGTCTGCTCGACGGTAACGCGCGTGACCTCAGCGATCTCGGAATCGCTCAGGATATGGAAGTGACTGTCCCCTGCCGTCAGGAGCGCGGTGCCGGCCCCGTTTTGGATATTGCGCTCGATGTGGTTTCTGAGACCGTCGTAATCCACACCGCCATCCCTCTTGAAGGGAGTGCGGATCGATCCGAAAGGCCCAGTCAGTGCCGAACGGATCTCCTGTCGAGTCAGCTTTGGCTTCATTACAGCGTCTCCTATTCTGAGGCCGGGACAGTAGCCTGTGTGCTTGTGGACCAGACCTTCCAGCCGTTCTGCCCGGCAAAATCGTCTCAGATTCCCAAAGATCAGGTCCAGCCCACCCGGGGAAAGAAAAGGGACAGTCCATTTTGGGGACCGCACTCGGGGAACGGACCGCACCCAGGGAAGGGAACGGAAAAGGGACAGTCTATATTTCGGTTAGTGCTTCCCGGTTCTGGATCGTTGTTGTCATCAGGGGCGCGAATCGCCTCCACTGGGAGTCCGATCCCGAAACCCGGAGGACAACGACCATGGCCCGAACTGCCCGACACAAGAGCTCGGAAGCCGCCTTCTATCACGTCACCAATCGAGTCGTCGGCCGGCCC of Acidobacteriota bacterium contains these proteins:
- a CDS encoding amidohydrolase family protein; protein product: MEKQPLQTGSGAGRGHPDRSVVIHSHLLADGVSGSSRRGRALLVREGRIQAVGAREEILKSAPPETSVIDLGRACLAPGLIDSHTHLSLAGDGRHYADMFSDSDEMMVLTGAMNMKKHLDAGITTIREHGARNRVGFTLKSGLARGYIPGPRMLVSGRPITCTGGHFHMCNEVADGEAEIRRSVRRLVHEGADYIKIMASGGGTVGTIPGVATYTVEELHAAAHEAHHFHRLTAAHCRAKESMRRAVEAGIDLMEHAEFLDPDDRMRFDPKIAEMMAESGIWISPTLQTWCNYPRVLELRRKRDSGEAAPGEESELDRLEERMERRLEVMRRMLDYCLRERIVPGTDSGVFNIAFGHLDYDLQILHKVGFTPSECLASATRISAEAIGLQDEIGTIEPGKRADLVALDGDPNQDVTAFSRVVAVFQAGRRVWIGGKDASSA
- a CDS encoding MGMT family protein; translated protein: MTARKASGAWQGVYALVRRIPEGKVMNYGQIAHLLDRPLSARAVGWAMHSCPPGIPWHRVVSATGECSTDRLDSHPQGLQRALLEAEGVRFGPSGRVDMKRFRWNPEEG
- a CDS encoding amidohydrolase family protein, producing MNQDLDRRRFLTGSAALAVPGFAGSWTASGCSPETPGRSVVIDHHLHVFPDQTGALGYDDPNTHSRIMQGAVRSLWGRFVASHTDPRYIPEPDEEVGFTQGKYGIWRWRKHGEDCWIRRGPQTMTDPIHEPEQMLAHMDIVGVDMGVIQTGYMAKVWGREVYYADCIRRWPDRFIGTTDIDYDLTKDDRHLAGELETLQRAVEELGYRGLCSHMPKGQPRDDSRADALWKACVRLQIPVFLDTGFNSKADYLREIGEIENVCRRFPELQVVNAHQGSNVLPPSDPNHVDNPTEFFELFKLGNFHLEFGYVLAWENEAVWGARDSEFPYPRHKEMIRRIYERFGARVMVWGADMPWAGRACTYKQCIDTIRHHTEFMTDEDRSLVLGGNAARIYRVAG
- a CDS encoding LLM class flavin-dependent oxidoreductase is translated as MMDGRPQASVPGLRDANGRESMDAIDTGIFIMPFHPPDKPRAQCHEEDLELIVRAEDLGFGEFWIGEHHTMKYENIVMPEIFIARALGETSRIRLGPAPVCLNQHHPAHVACRLAFLDDLSKGRLNLCFGPGSVPADQILYGAEPKNAAKMAAEATDIILKLWESDPPYEYDGEFWSIRLDDHVDEETGVGFIPKPFQRPHPPIAAPGTSRNSGTMKAAGKRGFQPFGHCLVTSNVLRDLWETYEEAALEAGRTPDRKDFKIARSIFLADSTREARARARTNSVAGNYEYIGGLLDKGPGRAMYKRDLDMSDADCNLDFLMTEQIIAGDVDEVLRRLLLMVEETGSFGTLILMCYDWDDKASWLRNLELFAKELMPRLNRAVGAPAVA
- a CDS encoding M20/M25/M40 family metallo-hydrolase, giving the protein MKLNQDVIDRVNRAVRPDRLTELAVDLIRIPSPTQHAAAVADLMAEVLAAEGFEVGRPEAAWPRSPAVVTRYESGVPGRTLQFNGHLDTVHLPFVPPRIEDGILYGSGASDMKAGVAAMCEALLAVRDSHVLEAGGILLTAHDLHEAPWGRGQQLTALIDAGYVGDAALLPEYLSNILPVVGRGMANVEVTLSREGTPVHEVLGGLGKPRVIVAGADLVNRLEALDRSLTGRTHPLAGRESVFVGKVEGGEIYNQSPTEFRLAGTCRWLPGTAVDQVRKRFLEAVDAMETPSGIQVDARFHYRRDAFEMDLEHPLVGAFEDSCRAVMGRTLPHGAKPFIDDGNTLGELAGIETITHGPRATGAHTTGEQVPVDDLIRVAKVYACAAVAFCAG
- a CDS encoding aspartate aminotransferase family protein, which encodes MAARTESIPAERTGEEQFLRQILVRAQMSEFAQDPFIMSRANGVHYWDVHGKQYLDGISGIYVVSVGHSNPRVMDAIRRQMEVLHFSPTMHGSNPLAVELANRLVAVAPGDLDAVKLLSGGSEVTEAAITMARQYHRLTGNSTKYKIISRYQSWHGSTMGSLSASGLTSRRSMREPLAPGFIHVFPPTCYRCPFGKEYPDCEITCASLIGDVIESEGPETVAAVIVEPIGHTGGIIEPPEEYLPQLRELCDRHNVLLIFDEIITGMGRTGRMFAAETFGVLPDLLCVGKGLSGGYAPLSAMLCRRHIADAFWGDPATNPGFVAGHTFEGNPISCRAGLATLAEIVERDLCANAREVGGHLRRGLEGLRRHGIIGDIRGRGLFLGVEFVRNPETREPFSDRISIGKRIGKRALEHGLLTRFDPNWIALGPPLILTPAEADQIVEILDRSIGEILAELEEAK
- a CDS encoding amidohydrolase/deacetylase family metallohydrolase, translated to MTDAAEGYDLLLKGGTVIDPANGRRGRLDVAVKEGRVAAVARDLPVQGSAEVLDTSGLFVVPGLIDLHTHVYEGVSFLGIEADDLCPRTGVTTVVDTGSAGWINYKGLERYVIEPSETRIFGYVNLSGVGLPSRRGELVHHDYLDAGECAECVLRHPETALGVKVRLYEGVAGTMDLRDVLKASLDAAKECGKPLMIHISGSDVALEDLLPPLRTGDVVTHCFHRIGAASILDGEGRIRPVVRDARERGILFDVGHGVGSFAFRIARRAVAEGFLPDTISTDIHTLCINYPVYDLPTTLSKFLGLGLSLEEVIERATIEPARIIGIDSHLGHLSVGATADIAVLELEEGRFSFFDVEHEKMVGPERLVCRATIKDGKVWWRAGEDGQTAAG
- a CDS encoding dihydrodipicolinate synthase family protein; translated protein: MKPKLTRQEIRSALTGPFGSIRTPFKRDGGVDYDGLRNHIERNIQNGAGTALLTAGDSHFHILSDSEIAEVTRVTVEQTAGRALVVAADRRHSTSRAVDFARHVRGVGADVMMVLPPDWAGSCTTRTLVEHYGAVAREIPVMLVTNLFIPRGSDFGLETLKVLVEEVAGIVAIKNDFLGQFARRMCLLVHEHWAVFSGGHKQNHLDLHPYGCDGYMSTYIGFRPRIARRYWSAIQEGNLAQAREVIETCDMPLFDYLAKLQGGFDAGLHGMLEIYGIAGRWRRKPHYSLTDREMERLRDHLDGLGVL